The following coding sequences lie in one Chelonoidis abingdonii isolate Lonesome George chromosome 6, CheloAbing_2.0, whole genome shotgun sequence genomic window:
- the LOC116835370 gene encoding uncharacterized protein LOC116835370 isoform X1, with translation MSSSSSTSSSPSPPPRRPGRPTIYSPLEKKRRRKSLERKRAQSRICIREQIGRWMSLRETLNVFSHAEVARFLLDLYDNYENRDVCKESEVKIQEADGNSTLNAEKDVPETSLTAGTERLLCEDLKDGSTDSSGEECTIDNEYDLFKSFSSVKHLKNVSIAEDILGITDECDDGSQGDFIETFEETTHDMTLDDTQDISHEKIHIVYERSLLQLAKKIVIPKCMFCAGEVDISVQPVSSCVHLIWKCSAGHIAFEWSSQPLVKGQTHAGDLALSAAIILSGNNFGKISQMANFMKLTFISASTFFRMQRHFIVPTIESFWCRMKQHILEELHGKEVVILGDGRMDGPGHSAQYCVYSFMDLETKQILAIEIVDKRKTQLNSPFMEKEAFRRGLQKLLDEQLMVKEVVTDSHTQISALITKKFPCIIHSYDIWGGAKNLGNKLIEASRQKDCRCLLQWCSDIVNYFWFCCKEANSYEKFIGMWCGLVHHVVNEHQWASGNGIIEGRCKHGPQMDEREKEWLEKGSKPHTEMCRIILDKKFLRNIPYFLQFRSTFDLEQFQQHVHMYAPKRFEYTYTVYRARCFLAAIDYNMHLNRQTMHNQQNQLIYRRIYHRKSGRWTLVPKKENKHYVYTDDIMEEIFQRRLGM, from the exons atgtcatcatcatcatctacttCATcttcaccatcaccaccaccaaggCGACCTGGTAGACCCACCATATATTCCCCAttagaaaaaaagaggaggagaaagagtctAGAGAGAAAAAGGGCTCAATCAAGGATATGTATAAGAGAACAAATAGGAAGATGGATGTCACTTAGGGAAACGCTTAATGTCTTCTCACATGCTGAAGTTGCCAGGTTTTTGCTGGACTT ATATGACAATTATGAAAACCGAGATGTGTGCAAGGAATCAGAAGTGAAAATACAGGAAGCGGATGGAAACTCAACATTAAATGCAGAAAAGGATGTGCCAGAGACCTCTCTAACAGCAGGCACTGAAAG ATTGCTATGTGAAGATTTAAAGGATGGGTCTACAGACAGTTCAGGGGAAGAGTGCACTATTGATAATGAATATGACCTTTTTAAAAG tttttcttCAGTTAAACACTTGAAAAATGTGTCTATAGCAGAGGATATATTGGGTATTACAGATGAATGTGATGATGGTTCACAAGGTGACTTTATAGAAACCTTTGAGGAGACAACTCATGATATGACTTTGGATGACACCCAGGATATTTCTCATGAAAAAATTCACATTGTTTATGAACGATCCCTTCTTCAACTAGCCAAAAAAATTGTTATACCAAAATGTATGTTTTGTGCTGGTGAAGTTGATATTTCTGTACAACCTGTTTCCTCCTGTGTGCATTTGATATGG AAATGTAGTGCAGGACATATAGCATTTGAATGGTCTTCTCAACCCTTGGTAAAAGGACAGACCCATGCAGGAGACCTTGCTTTATCTGCTGCAATCATACTGTCAGGAAACAATTTTGGAAAAATTTCACAAATGGCAAACTTTATGAAGTTGACATTCATAAGTGCAAGTACATTCTTCAGAATGCAACGTCACTTTATTGTTCCAACTATAGAATCCTTCTGGTGTCGAATGAAGCAACACATTTTAGAGGAACTACATGGGAAGGAAGTAGTCATTTTGG GAGATGGACGCATGGATGGCCCTGGCCACTCTGCACAGTATTGTGTATACTCATTCATGGATTtagaaactaaacaaattttaGCTATTGAAATAGTGGATAAACGTAAAACGCAGCTGAACTCCCCATTTATGGAGAAGGAAGCCTTTAGAAGAGGATTACAAAAGTTGTTGGATGAACAGCTAATGGTCAAAGAAGTTGTTACTGATTCACACACTCAGATCTCTGCTTTGATAA CAAAGAAATTTCCCTGTATAATCCATTCATATGACATATGGGGTGGTGCCAAAAATCTTGGAAATAAATTAATTGAG GCTAGCAGACAGAAGGATTGTCGCTGTCTTTTACAATGGTGTTCAGATATTGTCAATTATTTCTGGTTTTGCTGCAAGGAAGCAAATTCATATGAAAAATTTATT GGAATGTGGTGTGGCTTAGTTCATCATGTGGTCAATGAACATCAGTGGGCTAGTGGAAACGGCATCATTGAGGGACGGTGCAAACATGGTCCTCAAATGGATGAAAGAGAAAAGGAATGGCTAGAAAAGGGAAGCAAACCTCACACTGAAATGTGCAGAATAATTTTGGATAAAAAGTTTCTGAGAAACATCCCATACTTTCTACAGTTTAG atcCACATTTGATCTGGAACAGTTTCAGCAGCATGTGCATATGTATGCTCCCAAAAGATTTGAGTACACGTATACAGTGTACAGAGCAAGATGTTTTTTGGCTGCTATTGATTACAATATGCATTTGAACCGGCAAACCATGCACAATCAACAGAATCAGTTAAT atACCGTAGAATTTACCATAGGAAATCTGGGAGATGGACCTTGGTACCCAAGAAAGAAAATAAGCATTATGTATATACTGATGACATAATGGAGGAGATATTTCAACGCCGTTTGGGGATGTAG
- the LOC116835370 gene encoding uncharacterized protein LOC116835370 isoform X2: MSSSSSTSSSPSPPPRRPGRPTIYSPLEKKRRRKSLERKRAQSRICIREQIGRWMSLRETLNVFSHAEVARFLLDLYDNYENRDVCKESEVKIQEADGNSTLNAEKDVPETSLTAGTERLLCEDLKDGSTDSSGEECTIDNEYDLFKSFSSVKHLKNVSIAEDILGITDECDDGSQGDFIETFEETTHDMTLDDTQDISHEKIHIVYERSLLQLAKKIVIPKCMFCAGEVDISVQPVSSCVHLIWKCSAGHIAFEWSSQPLVKGQTHAGDLALSAAIILSGNNFGKISQMANFMKLTFISASTFFRMQRHFIVPTIESFWCRMKQHILEELHGKEVVILGDGRMDGPGHSAQYCVYSFMDLETKQILAIEIVDKRKTQLNSPFMEKEAFRRGLQKLLDEQLMVKEVVTDSHTQISALITKKFPCIIHSYDIWGGAKNLGNKLIEASRQKDCRCLLQWCSDIVNYFWFCCKEANSYEKFIIHI; the protein is encoded by the exons atgtcatcatcatcatctacttCATcttcaccatcaccaccaccaaggCGACCTGGTAGACCCACCATATATTCCCCAttagaaaaaaagaggaggagaaagagtctAGAGAGAAAAAGGGCTCAATCAAGGATATGTATAAGAGAACAAATAGGAAGATGGATGTCACTTAGGGAAACGCTTAATGTCTTCTCACATGCTGAAGTTGCCAGGTTTTTGCTGGACTT ATATGACAATTATGAAAACCGAGATGTGTGCAAGGAATCAGAAGTGAAAATACAGGAAGCGGATGGAAACTCAACATTAAATGCAGAAAAGGATGTGCCAGAGACCTCTCTAACAGCAGGCACTGAAAG ATTGCTATGTGAAGATTTAAAGGATGGGTCTACAGACAGTTCAGGGGAAGAGTGCACTATTGATAATGAATATGACCTTTTTAAAAG tttttcttCAGTTAAACACTTGAAAAATGTGTCTATAGCAGAGGATATATTGGGTATTACAGATGAATGTGATGATGGTTCACAAGGTGACTTTATAGAAACCTTTGAGGAGACAACTCATGATATGACTTTGGATGACACCCAGGATATTTCTCATGAAAAAATTCACATTGTTTATGAACGATCCCTTCTTCAACTAGCCAAAAAAATTGTTATACCAAAATGTATGTTTTGTGCTGGTGAAGTTGATATTTCTGTACAACCTGTTTCCTCCTGTGTGCATTTGATATGG AAATGTAGTGCAGGACATATAGCATTTGAATGGTCTTCTCAACCCTTGGTAAAAGGACAGACCCATGCAGGAGACCTTGCTTTATCTGCTGCAATCATACTGTCAGGAAACAATTTTGGAAAAATTTCACAAATGGCAAACTTTATGAAGTTGACATTCATAAGTGCAAGTACATTCTTCAGAATGCAACGTCACTTTATTGTTCCAACTATAGAATCCTTCTGGTGTCGAATGAAGCAACACATTTTAGAGGAACTACATGGGAAGGAAGTAGTCATTTTGG GAGATGGACGCATGGATGGCCCTGGCCACTCTGCACAGTATTGTGTATACTCATTCATGGATTtagaaactaaacaaattttaGCTATTGAAATAGTGGATAAACGTAAAACGCAGCTGAACTCCCCATTTATGGAGAAGGAAGCCTTTAGAAGAGGATTACAAAAGTTGTTGGATGAACAGCTAATGGTCAAAGAAGTTGTTACTGATTCACACACTCAGATCTCTGCTTTGATAA CAAAGAAATTTCCCTGTATAATCCATTCATATGACATATGGGGTGGTGCCAAAAATCTTGGAAATAAATTAATTGAG GCTAGCAGACAGAAGGATTGTCGCTGTCTTTTACAATGGTGTTCAGATATTGTCAATTATTTCTGGTTTTGCTGCAAGGAAGCAAATTCATATGAAAAATTTATT atcCACATTTGA